The Bdellovibrio sp. ZAP7 DNA segment ATGCTTCGCTGCCTCTATCAATAAATCTGCAGCGCGCTTGTTATCTTTAACCTCATACATATAATGATATGCCGCGCGATAAAGAATCGGCCAATCGGTCGGAAATTTTGAAACGGCTTTTTCGAAAATCTTCGTCGCGCCGTCTACATCAGTAATCAAGATTGTCAGAGCCAAAGAACCTACAGCATACGGCGCCCTAAAACTGGGAGATAAGTTTGTAATGGCATCGATCATTTTGTAAAGCCAGGAATTACTTACGCAAATTGATACGCCACTAACGGTGCCGGCTAGGGTATCGCAATAATCCATATCTTGAATTGCTCGTATCCACATCATATCGGCGATGATTTCTTGAAACCCAAAAGCGAAGCGTTCTATAGCAGGCGGAGGCGCAATAAATTTAGCTTTCGAGACATGACTGGAAGAAAATTTACTATTTTGTGAAACAACTATAAGCATTAATGCAAAAATCCCAAGCAAAATGCTCGGGATCTTTGATAGTTTAATCGAAAAACTATTGAATGCCGTCAAATCTAAGTCCTATGGAATACCGTTAACTGTATTAACCATTCTTTTAGAATCGTCCATTGTCCAAGTATCATCAACAGTAGCTGTTGAGTGAATACGAGCAAGAGCTGCTGCAGTGAACGCTGTCTGAGTTAACGAAGTACTTGGCAAAGTTGCTGTAACCGCAGAACCATTTGCACCATTTAGCATCGTACATCCACGAGTCATTGCACCGTTAGCACCACAATATGTTTGTGTCTTGGAGAATGCCGCAATACTTGCTGCAGGAGTGTTGAAACCGTTTGCAGCAGTAGCAACAGCCACGTTACTTTCAAAGCCTACGTTGTAGCGTAATTGACCTTCAGGAGAGTAACCGATAGCTCCGAAACGAGGATCGTAAGAAGTATACTCAGCATAGAATGCTTTTTCGGAAGTATACAACGAAGCCAAGTTCGTTTTTGCTTCTGTTTGACGCGCTTTCGCGATGTATTTGTTAACTGCTGGTACTGCGATCGCAGCCAACACACCGATGATCGCCACAACGACCATCAACTCTACGAGCGAGAAGCCCGCTTGGGACGTTCTAGTAGTTCTTTTCACTTAAGACCTCCATTAG contains these protein-coding regions:
- a CDS encoding type IV pilin protein — protein: MKRTTRTSQAGFSLVELMVVVAIIGVLAAIAVPAVNKYIAKARQTEAKTNLASLYTSEKAFYAEYTSYDPRFGAIGYSPEGQLRYNVGFESNVAVATAANGFNTPAASIAAFSKTQTYCGANGAMTRGCTMLNGANGSAVTATLPSTSLTQTAFTAAALARIHSTATVDDTWTMDDSKRMVNTVNGIP
- a CDS encoding lipopolysaccharide assembly protein LapB; translation: MTAFNSFSIKLSKIPSILLGIFALMLIVVSQNSKFSSSHVSKAKFIAPPPAIERFAFGFQEIIADMMWIRAIQDMDYCDTLAGTVSGVSICVSNSWLYKMIDAITNLSPSFRAPYAVGSLALTILITDVDGATKIFEKAVSKFPTDWPILYRAAYHYMYEVKDNKRAADLLIEAAKHGAPAWTRSLAGRLYSDSGNLDLAENLLKDMRESNQDESLVKRLEDKIKSMKTKKMDK